Proteins encoded together in one Lathyrus oleraceus cultivar Zhongwan6 chromosome 5, CAAS_Psat_ZW6_1.0, whole genome shotgun sequence window:
- the LOC127083301 gene encoding probable CCR4-associated factor 1 homolog 11, which translates to MNKLKGDEQSNNNVIVRQVWAYNLENEFLLIRGILHEFHFISMDTEFPGVIYESKEDSTVPYHLRRRDPLNDYNYLKANVDNLKLIQLGLTLSDSEGNLPDFGTKNKYIWEFNFSDFDIENDPHNQDSTDMLSHGGIDFKRNFYYGVNSLRFSELMIRSGLVFNNSVIWVTFHGAYDFGYLMKILMRRNLPNTLERFLFHLKVIFRNIYDLKHVVHHCKDLYGGLNKIANTLDVNRVVGKSHQAGSDSLLTLHVFMKVIDIYFINNKIKINKHVGVLFGLEM; encoded by the coding sequence ATGAATAAACTCAAGGGGGATgagcaatcaaacaataatgttATAGTTCGTCAAGTTTGGGCTTACAATCTAGAGAATGAGTTTCTTCTCATTCGTGGAATTCTACACGAATTTCATTTCATTTCGATGGATACAGAGTTTCCAGGAGTAATTTATGAATCTAAAGAGGACTCCACCGTACCTTATCACCTTCGTCGCCGGGACCCTTTAAATGATTACAATTACTTAAAGGCCAATGTTGATAATCTTAAACTCATTCAACTTGGCCTTACTTTATCTGATTCGGAAGGTAACCTCCCTGATTTTGGAACCAAAAACAAGTATATATGGGAATTTAACTTTTCTGATTTTGACATTGAAAATGATCCACACAATCAAGATTCAACTGATATGTTAAGTCATGGAGGCATTGACTTCAAGCGCAATTTCTATTATGGGGTGAATTCACTACGTTTTTCTGAATTGATGATCAGATCGGGGCTTGTCTTCAACAATTCGGTTATTTGGGTCACATTTCATGGTGCATATGATTTCGGCTATTTAATGAAGATTTTAATGCGAAGAAATCTACCAAACACTTTGGAACgttttttatttcatttgaaaGTAATATTTAGAAACATCTATGACTTGAAACACGTGGTACATCATTGCAAAGATTTGTACGGCGGTCTCAATAAAATAGCTAATACACTCGATGTGAACCGGGTCGTTGGAAAATCGCATCAAGCCGGATCAGATAGCTTGTTGACATTGCATGTGTTCATGAAAGTTATTGATATTTATTTTAtcaataataaaataaaaataaacaaacatgTTGGAGTCTTATTTGGCTTAGAAATGTAA